In one Thermodesulforhabdus norvegica genomic region, the following are encoded:
- the ahcY gene encoding adenosylhomocysteinase, which yields MDYHIKDPALAEQGKLRIEWAAQSMRVLKTIKERFATEKPLKGLKISACLHVTTETAYLMQTLKAGGAEVRLCASNPLSTQDDVAASLVVHDDIPVFAIKGEDRDTYYRHIHQALAHEPHITMDDGADLVTTVHTDKKDLLSGIIGGTEETTTGVIRLRSMAEKGVLAYPIIAVNDADTKHLFDNRYGTGQSTIDGIIRATNRLIAGSVFVVCGYGWCGRGVAMRARGMGARVIVTEVNPIRALEAVMDGFEVMPIMEAARVGDFFCTLTGNTSVIRKEHFEVMKDGAIVSNSGHFNVELDLESLASIAKSRRTIRPFVEEFTLSDGRRIYVLAEGRLVNLAAAEGHPSSVMDMSFANQALSVEYLVKKGSSLSKSVHPVPKEIDENIAMIKLSSMNIRIDSLTEEQVKYLSSWELGT from the coding sequence ATGGATTATCACATCAAAGATCCAGCGCTTGCGGAGCAGGGTAAGTTACGGATCGAATGGGCCGCTCAATCCATGCGAGTTCTCAAAACCATTAAGGAAAGGTTCGCGACGGAAAAACCCCTTAAGGGCCTTAAGATATCGGCCTGTCTTCATGTCACGACCGAAACCGCTTATCTTATGCAGACCCTTAAGGCAGGCGGTGCCGAAGTCCGCCTCTGTGCTTCCAATCCCCTGAGCACTCAGGACGATGTGGCCGCATCTCTTGTAGTTCACGACGACATCCCTGTTTTTGCCATTAAAGGAGAAGACCGGGATACCTATTACCGCCACATCCATCAGGCCCTTGCCCATGAACCTCACATAACGATGGACGACGGGGCCGACCTCGTTACAACAGTCCACACGGACAAGAAAGACCTGCTCTCGGGAATCATAGGCGGCACGGAGGAAACCACAACCGGTGTAATCCGGCTCAGAAGCATGGCCGAAAAAGGGGTTCTGGCCTATCCCATCATCGCCGTCAATGATGCAGACACGAAGCATCTTTTCGATAACCGATACGGTACAGGTCAGAGTACCATAGACGGGATTATCAGGGCCACGAACAGGCTAATTGCCGGAAGTGTCTTCGTCGTTTGTGGATACGGATGGTGCGGTCGTGGCGTTGCTATGAGGGCCCGGGGAATGGGTGCCAGGGTAATCGTTACGGAGGTCAACCCCATAAGAGCCCTTGAAGCGGTAATGGACGGCTTTGAGGTCATGCCCATTATGGAAGCGGCCAGGGTGGGCGACTTCTTCTGTACCCTGACGGGAAACACCAGCGTAATCCGAAAAGAACACTTTGAGGTTATGAAGGACGGAGCTATTGTTTCCAACTCAGGGCATTTTAACGTTGAGCTCGATCTCGAATCTCTGGCGTCCATTGCTAAATCCCGCAGGACCATCAGACCTTTCGTAGAAGAATTCACCCTGTCTGACGGAAGGAGAATCTACGTTCTTGCCGAAGGCCGCCTTGTCAATCTCGCAGCAGCCGAGGGCCATCCTTCAAGCGTCATGGATATGAGCTTTGCAAATCAGGCTCTTTCGGTAGAATATCTGGTAAAAAAGGGGTCTTCGCTGTCCAAATCCGTTCACCCTGTCCCAAAGGAGATTGACGAAAATATAGCAATGATAAAACTGTCTTCGATGAATATCCGTATAGATTCTCTTACGGAAGAACAGGTTAAATATCTCTCATCCTGGGAACTGGGTACCTGA